In Kitasatospora sp. NBC_00240, the following are encoded in one genomic region:
- a CDS encoding aldo/keto reductase family protein, whose translation MEFRHLGRSGLIISEIAYGNWLTHGSQVEEDAAAACIRAALDAGITTFDTADVYAETRAEAVLGRALKGERREGLEILTKVYWPTGPGRNDRGLGRKHIMESVEGSLRRLQTDYVDVYQAHRFDTSTPLEETMEAFADVVRSGKALYIGVSEWTAEQIRAGHALARELRVPFVSSQPQYSALWRVIEAEVVPTCEELGIGQIVWSPIAQGVLTGKYLPGGEPPAGSRATDTKGGANFVSRWLRQDVLESVQLLRPLAEQAGLSLAQLAVAWVLQNRNVSAAIIGASRPEQVAENVKAAGVTLDEGLLKAMDEILAPIAETDPARTAENAPKGRP comes from the coding sequence ATGGAGTTCCGCCACCTCGGCCGCAGCGGTCTGATCATCAGTGAGATCGCCTACGGCAACTGGCTCACCCACGGCTCCCAGGTCGAGGAGGACGCGGCCGCCGCCTGCATCCGGGCCGCCCTCGACGCGGGGATCACCACGTTCGACACCGCCGACGTGTACGCCGAGACCCGCGCCGAGGCCGTCCTCGGCCGGGCCCTGAAGGGCGAGCGCCGCGAAGGCCTGGAGATCCTCACCAAGGTCTACTGGCCGACCGGCCCGGGCCGCAACGACCGGGGCCTGGGCCGCAAGCACATCATGGAGTCCGTCGAGGGCTCGCTGCGCCGCCTGCAGACCGACTACGTCGACGTCTACCAGGCGCATCGCTTCGACACCAGCACTCCGCTGGAGGAGACCATGGAGGCCTTCGCCGACGTGGTCCGCTCCGGCAAGGCCCTGTACATCGGCGTCTCCGAGTGGACGGCCGAGCAGATCCGGGCCGGCCACGCGCTGGCCCGCGAGCTGCGGGTGCCCTTCGTCTCCAGCCAGCCGCAGTACAGCGCGCTGTGGCGGGTGATCGAGGCCGAGGTGGTGCCGACCTGCGAGGAGCTCGGGATCGGCCAGATCGTCTGGTCCCCGATCGCCCAGGGCGTGCTGACCGGCAAGTACCTGCCCGGCGGCGAGCCGCCGGCCGGCTCCCGGGCCACCGACACCAAGGGCGGCGCGAACTTCGTCTCCCGCTGGCTGCGCCAGGACGTGCTGGAGAGTGTCCAGCTGCTCCGCCCGCTCGCCGAGCAGGCCGGTCTGAGCCTGGCCCAGCTGGCCGTCGCCTGGGTGCTGCAGAACCGGAACGTCTCCGCCGCGATCATCGGCGCCTCCCGGCCCGAGCAGGTGGCGGAGAACGTCAAGGCGGCCGGGGTGACCCTGGACGAGGGCCTGCTGAAGGCGATGGACGAGATCCTCGCCCCCATCGCCGAGACCGACCCGGCGCGGACCGCCGAGAACGCCCCGAAGGGCCGTCCCTGA